TAGAAACATTTTAGATGTCCAATCGACGGTTTATAGATGTTCAATTGGTGGATTAAATTCTCTATACATGAAATTACAATGGACTAGGCTGGTGATGATAAATATTTCCATGACATGAGATTCGCTATGAAATATTGTTAATAGGAACTTGTAGGATTTgtaagaatattttttttctataaagaAAAGTAGGGTTTGTACAAgtactaagtttccctccacccatggtgaatgagatTTCATTCACTGCAAGGAGCGGGAATGGGTATCGagaaggtattttggaacatacaaaaaccctaagaggggtttgtgaactgTCAAAAAACTTCGTCTATTTAATTTTAACTTTCTCCTGTCTCTAATAAAAttcatttcttccaaaaaaataaaaaaaaatccacaataaaaaagaaatacaatgtATTACTAAGTTATTAGAGATACAAAATCTTAAGATAATTGTAACAACAACTAGTAGTACACAATCTCTTGTTAAAAGAGACGAACAAATAATCTAGTGTCAAAAGAATTAATACATTTACAGACATATAAATGTGAGAACACCTAGCTCTTAACTATGTTCCTCAAACCAATTAATCACCATTATATGAACATGAACCAATCCTTAATTAATTTGTTCCTCcttaaaacataaacaaaaaaaaaaatcaattttctcttctctcctttcacTTACACTACTTGAGTAACACCAGTTGCCATTTGCAATTGAGTTGGATGGAGTGTATCATCATTAAGGTACCAACCATGTCTAGTTGAATCATATTTCTCACCATCACCCCACAAAGCATAAGCTTCTTCCCCATGTACGGCATCATCTCCTATCAATAATTGATCTTCTGACATCCTTAATGGCATAAATATCTTAATTACCAAACAAATTATAGATGTCACCACCAAGTTCCAACCGATTATGAAAAGAGCTCCCACGATTTGTTTTCCAACTTGAGTTCCACCTGTGGTTCCTCCATAGACTAAACCTTTACTGTTTGTGACTGGTAAGAACATGGAACACAACACTGGCTCGGCGAAGATGCCTGTGAGAATGCCCCCTAGAGCGCCTGCTACGGCGTGAGTGTGGAATACACCAAGAGTATCGTCTACCTTTTGTAGTAAAGTCCATCTCTTGTGGATCACCATCATGGTGAACCAAGGGACACTGCCTGATAGTACTCCCATCACAATAGCAGCCCAACCTTGAACTAGACCTATAAGCAAACAGTTTATGGACACAAATCACAACAAAAATTAgaacaataatataatatataacatCAATTTcttaaatatgtttttttttttttttaattatgttgAAGGCAGTCAAAAGAaggagggtggaccttggtgcaacggtaagatTGTTCCATTGTGATTAAATGGTCAAGCCCGTAGTGGCAAGAGCCTTGTAAGAAAACTAATCCACCCTTTTCCAAGGATCCATACTGGAAACTtaattttggatttggtataTAGGTTTCAAGaaaatgggttttttattttagtttttggGGAATGAGAATTTGAAAGATGATGAAATTTCGTTTTCCATCACCCTAGAACGAAGAATCTTTCtataaacaaaaagagagaaagaagaatctTTTAACACGGGTGATGTGACCTTGTAATTGGACTCCTTTGACATCATTAACCTTAAGGATGCCCAAGCCTTGGGTTGGTAGTTGGCGACACTCATAGTAGTGGCTGCCTCACGCTTGTGGTCTTGGGTTTGAGGTACCCGTACGCTATTACATGTAGTAAGAAAATCACTCTCCTTAAATAAGTGTTGGCCTCTCTTTTCGAGTCTCTGTTGGGAATCTgaatcagctacccacatggggacgggtggggataaatccgacccctccatggggcatAGGTCTCACACCCTAGGAGGCAGGttccacaccccatggagggttcaaaTCTATCCcctagcagatctgaactcctCTCTTGGCTCCTCATGGGTCCTTTCTAGCTCCTGTTCATGGGTTTGGCCCCATATTGGCGCAGGGCCACACAGACTGTCAGCAATCCCCTCGAAGATTCCTTTCTTAAGTTAATCAAAGAGTCAGATTTCTAGGTGAAAAGAAACTGGGTCCCATGAAGGATGTGGTTATTCTTTGTGATGGGAGAAGCGCTCCAGTAAAGGTTGCTAAATATGCTCTATACATTTTTTTATTAAGGCTTTAAGCAGATATGTTTTTTCATTCTTCCCTATTAGTGATTTAGCATTTTAACTATTGATGATTGGAGCCTATAAAGAATGAATGTGATCATTAATTCCCCACTCGTGATTTTACGAGGTGGAATATATTCTTTTTCAGTCTAATCAAATGGTTAGACCACATagttgaagagattctctcttcatcatcGGTGATTCCAAACCTAGTTTGAAAGGAATACATATATTTACATTGACTTCTTCAAGGGGTGTCTCAATCTCTGAACCAGGCTTAAGCTTAGACTTTACCCACACACACCTCAAATCCATATTAGCTACCCACATGAGGACGGGTGGGGACAAATCTGACCTTTCCATGGATTGATTATGATTATTAATTATACTTATTAATTATGCAccaattatataataaaatttcATGTGGTCGGTATACGAAAGCCTCTAACCACCCAATGTGTCACATGAAGGACGATCAACAACCACAAGTTGTAAAGTTTGAATTCTCTATTTAATTGAATATAAAACCTaagtgattaaaaaaaaagggagaaacaacactcaatttggatcctctactgccgagcagCCCGGTAGGATCGTGCTGCCAAGACACGGTGAGACGTGTAATTTTCGCCTTACTCCCACTCGGGCAAgtcgctcgggcaggggtaaggtggacatTGCGCGCCTCACCGTGTCTTAGCAGCATTgtcctgtcgggcagctcgATAGTAGAGAATCTGAATCCAACAACACTACCTAGTCGCTTGCGACTCCTATGTCCAGACACCTCATGGAAAGACAGAAATTCCTGAAGATGTGGTAGTCATTTCGCACAGCTCTGAGTCTACTAGACACATGAACCGCACACCACACGCAACCTGATAGGGTTCTCTTCacttaaaaaaacaaactagTTCCATATAGAAGTAATGTTGGAACAAATGCTTACCTGCACCAGGAGTGATGCAAACAAGACCCGTGATCATACCCTGAACGGCACCGATCACCGATGGTTTCTTAAAGACAAGCACATCAAGAACCGTCCACACCAACAAGCTCGTGGCCGCACAGATATTAGTGTTCAACACGGCCATCGATGAATCCGTATTTGCCGAATACGGGTCACCACCATTGAACCCGGCCCACCCCATCCATAGAAGCCCAGCACCAGCTAACATCAGCAACACGTTGTTCGGCGGAAATCTCTCCCTATCCTTTGTTAACCTTGGTCCCAcctgaaataaaaataaaaataaaaccgaTTCCTTAAAGTCAACGACTCAGAAATCCTTGACTCAACGAGTcaaactcaaaactcaaaattcctaaaaaaaaaaaaaaaaaactaacccAGTAAGCAGCTGTGAAGCCGGAGATTCCAGATGAAAGGTGGATCACATAACCACCAGAGTAATCAATAACACCCCAATGGAACAAAAATCCACCACCCCACAGACTAAATGCACCGACGGTATAGGAAAAGGTGAGCCACAAGGGAACAAAAACCATCCAAGCCCTGAAATTCATTCTACCAAGTAGAGAACCAGCTATGAGAACTAGTGTGATTGCAGCAAACACAAACTGAAAGTAAACCATAGACGCCATCGGATAGAACGGTGCCGCCACCGCTGTTTCGATGCTTCCGTCGCTATGGTACTGCGTAGTTGCCGGCAATCTAGCCTGCCTGATCAGAAAATTCTGACCAAGAGCAGCACCAGCTTTACCCCAGAAAGGCAAAAGTCTATCTCCAAAAGACATTCTATAAGCCCAAGTGACCCAACAGATGAGAACAGCAGCGAAGGCGTAGAGAGCCATGAAAGCAGAGTTAACAGCCCATTTCTTCTTAACGATAGAACCGTATAGGATAACTAGTCCAGGAACGCTTTGAAGCCCAACTAGGGTTGCTGCTATCATCTGCCATGCGTTGTCACCTTTGTTGAGCCAATCAGGCACCGACAGGGATGCGTTCTGGTAAGCTATAGGAACAACGTTCGCCATGATTGAGGAGGAGCTTTAGAAAGATCTGATCTACAGTACTGGCACAGGAGGTGAAGGAGAGAAAGTCTATCTATAataaaggaaggaggaagactTCGGAGAATCCATTTATATTTGGAGGAAGTAGCTGGAGATTATTACAAATGTTTTTATGATGGGCCGCCTATGGTGTTAAAATGAGGTTGAGTGCGGGTGTACCGTTGATTTTGGAATGAGCGGTTGGGATATTAGATTCTGGAATATTCTTTTGgtggaggagaggagagaagtaaaaataaaaataaaaataaaaataaaaataaaaatagaaataaaataaaatttggaagTGATAGTGGATTTTTTTAGTGGAATGAAAGTGGGCGAGAACTGGAGTCTGGCGAAGGGGGAAGAATATAATGAATCTTTTTTTAGTATACATGAACGGAATTTCAACCAAATAATAAAGGACTAGTTAATAAGAGAAGATACTATGTCCACGTTTGGCAAGCTATCGTCAGTCTTTGTGTTGACGAAATTACCCTTGATTTTCTATCAAAGGTCATTTGAGGGTCCCAACTGTCTTATCTCAGTGGAAAGTGTAGACTTTTCAATCCCTAGTGTCCAAAGCAAAATGATTCACTAGACTTTCGTTTTTAGGGATCTAGCTCACCTAAAGAGTGAGAGCGAGTGTGTGAAATTAacattttgtgtgtgtgtgtgtgggggggggggggtgttgtgcATGTGCACGCACAGGCACACACCTGGACAAaagatttctatttttccatgGTGTAGTATGGTacttttgtgtgtttttttaacTAGGTGCACAAGCCACAGGAGCCACATGACTAGGTAGTGCACATCCAAAACTATATTGTTCAATTGGTGTAACCATCTCATTTAAAACTATTTGTTAACATTATAGATCCAAACCATAGAGTCTAGACGTACCCAGATCCTCTCTAGCACACATCCAAGGGTTAGATTGCACTTGGGATGCATGTCGGATGCTACCGACCATTGAATACGCATTGGATGCACTAGCGCGCTAGAGAGGATCCCCTTCCATAAAGTCTTCCTAGTAATTTTCTTCATTGCTTGGACTTGATATTTGTATTATGAACACACACACATGACTTTAGGTCTTCAGCTTCATTATCATGTTTTGAGGTGTCACTATCGCCTATATTGAGTGATTCGTATTCATATCATTAGTCATTGATCCTAATACCTGGTCGAACTCATGTTGGTAAAACTATCAAAAACCTGATTTCTGTATTAATATCATATCAATTTTTTAGATGATCAATACCCgatccaataccatgcactaaatcCATGTAATCATTAAAACTGATTGTGGGCTAGTGAGTGGTGGCCGCACATAAAGACAGATAAGTGAAGATGACTTGAGGATTTAAATCCTTCAAAGTCAGTCAAGGTCTCAATTCTCAAGTGGCACACGGAATTCCCATTTCTCACTTACTTTTTTTTCACGATTTGGGACTTCCATTTTCATCATGGCATTGAGAAAAGTTCGCAAAAAGGTTTAAGAGGTACTTTAAGGATTCAAAAGGGTTAATATCGTCTTTgtggtgaaaataaaaaaatatcaaaatcgAACGCTTGTGCCAGCTCAGTAACAGCTAACGCTTAACCCAGATTCTACAGCTGTGATGTGTTCACTGGCCTGTTAAACATTTTGATttaccaaaatcaaaaaaaataaaaataaaaaaagagagagttgGAGATTTGATTTTGAGCCGTTTTAAGTATTTCTTTATGTTCTTAGTATTTCTCCCGAAAAGATCACATCGGAATTCGGAACACGAGGAGGCATACGTGATTCACGGAACGTAAAAGATGAAAGAAACTAAAGTCTCATTACGTCATGGTTTTAGGAAACGGATCGGATCGGCTGTACCAGGGTGATCCATATCGGTATTGATCAACATCGATCCCAACGTGGCTGATCTCGTATCAGTGAATTGGATGgataaagggtaaaattgtaaaaataaaaaaaacttgatttttatgCAAAACCAAGGGCAAACCTGTCTGATACGAGTCAATTTGtaccaatacatatcgatatcgtatcagttTGGAGATGGCCAATACTTGATCAATGTGTTCCCATTAGCCCCAGCGCATTGTTCACAGAAAACACATACAAGGCTTGAAGGTTctattgtttaccaaaaaatgtTTCAATTGGTTTCAATCATAATTAGCAGAAATgagtttaaaaatgagttttaaatgtattctccttttttttgttttaaattttttgtttgtttctcaaACATACATGAAAAAATGGCAAATGacaaatatttttaatttaaccGTGTTTAAAACACATTCtcatttttatgatatttttttaagaTCTTAGACTTATTCAATATAATTTACTGAAGTGATTATATCTCTTTCAATTGAACTCCGATCAACTTGAATTTTACATGTAAAGTTAACTTGAAGGGCTATACTTTACATGCTATTACATTTAATTCATGTTGAATGCACGAATCCCAAAATTGAGCTATAAACTAATGCATCTATTAAAAAGGGTTTCTAAAACAATGACTCTCAACTACAACTAAACATGCATCATTTTGGGAGTGTGTTGGTTGTTTTGACAACAATGAACAACGTCATAGCCAAGCCACATTGCTCAATAGAACTTTGGAcatgttttcttttctcccttcttttttttattttttttttatggtgtgTAAATTTTAAGTTGTATTTTGGATGATATGTCTTGGACCTTATAATGGAttttggaatatatatatacattaatgTTGAATGTTATATAGTTGCTTTGGAACATTAGATGCAAGTTTTTAGGTAATAATTCCTCAGTTTATATTTTCTATGAGTGTACTGCCCTTTTTTCATCCCGATTTTTTTTTAGGTCAAtacgtttaaaacccgtactatctgttttcctttttttatgttttgtttttttttaccgTACAATTTGGAGTTTTACGTTGTTTAAAACCCATACCGTTTGTAAACTCACCAACACAAGCAAGAGAgataaaaggttttttttttttttcattcctatAACACATATATATCTACCATAAAATCAAAAAACTCGTCTATGTTGATGCTCTTGCATGCGATTTTCTTGTCTCTAGTGGTTCCTAAAGCATCATCAACAAGGGTTTTTTCCTAGGTTTTTTGCTTCAGTCTCTCAAGATGGTATGATAGTGTGTAACAAGCAAAGCTACGACCCTGTCCAAGTATACCACTTCCCTACCATCAAGGGAAGTTACCTAATGATTAACAAAACCACCAATTACACATTCATATGTTTACactagttttttgtttttttgtttttattttaagggcaaaagagaaaagatatattataaaacatagaaaaGATTACATATGTTTTTAAGAGCCTTATAGGCTAGTGTGTTTCGTAAGAGAAAGGAGTATATCATCTTGAGTAGTGAAATTACTAGTAAGATCTGCAAGTTCAAAAAAACCTATCAATAAGCTTCTAGGAAACTATAGTACTAGCATTAGGGTGAAGGAGGACATTGAACTTGCTATTGCAACACTAGATTTCTTTAGGGGACACCTTCATATGTATGCCAAATTTTCATTATCCAATGATGCTATGGagtttctattaaaaaaaaaaaaaaacaatgatgcTATGGAGTTCAGCTTCCATTCCATCTTTTGATTGAGAAAAACATGCAAAGATGAGTGCATCCTCACCGgctaacaaaaattaaaaagccCATTCTATAAATCCTAAAACATTGTTTACACTAGTTGATATGACAATGGTCACATAAGCCACCATGGCTGTCCAAATTCCCCTGTGGAAGgttttttaattgtttattGGCAGTgacatttgtttttctttattttaacatagaaaatcaatatatatatatcctttcTTTATCCAAAGTCAAAACACAAAACTATCCATGTTTTTCCAAGTCATTGTGTGGACTCAAGTGGTATCAACCCTTTTATTTTGTGTTAATTGGTatcacttgtttttttttttaaatctcacAAATCACACGTTAATTCCGAAACGTTAACCAACTTTTAAGATCGTGGTATCACTTATTATGTTCATGATTTTGACTCAATCATTATTGGCCACTAAGCGACTCCTACCCATGTTTATCCAAGTTATTATGTTGACTTAAGTAgcatcatttcttttttttgtgtgttcaAGTGGTatcacttgttttttttttaatcacacaaaccacacgaaaatcccaaaagattaactaATTTTTAAGATCGTGGCATCACTTATTACGTTCATGGGTTTGACTCAATCATTGAAGGTCACTaggcaactctctctctctctctctctcttttggattttttagaCTTATCATTCATTATATTCTCAcaaatttcttttttccatgTTACTTGCATCATtaaattaaggggaaaaaaCGCTGCCTGTTTGCGCACTCCTACACCCAAACACGGGGttggcaaaatgatcaccctgccacATGTTGGATGCCTCAAtacatgctcccattggcccccacacTGGCGCAAAGGCCACGTTCTCTCtcccattaattaaatattatttctctTTAACCTGTTTTAGTTATTAATCATGGTTTTTATATAGAAAAGTCAAATCCCATGAGGTTCTTTGTTAATTGCGTAGCCATTATCTAGTTGATTAGCAGATGACCTAGTTGgattacaaaaatatatatgCAAAGACCTCCCATGCATATTCTGGTTAATGTTATGCCTCTCCTTCTCTAACCTACCAATTAAGACATGGTTCATATGATTAACAATGGCCTAATATAATTTTTAGCTGCTTTCTGGTATCTtctatatattattatattttttaatctctttGCTTAATTTGAAATAGATTTGTGCTCGAGGTCTCTCCCATGTCTTCTGCTTTAAGTCTGAAAGTTGACTATGGCATATATAAGAGCCAAAATCTTAATTAAATACTTTAAGATTTAATTATTTCCCATCCATATACATACAATAATGTATTTTGGGCCCAAACAGTCCAAGACCCAGTCCATTTTAAACAACGAAAGACAAATATCTCAAAGGTATTTCAGTGAATAAATTGGTGGGATCAATTAAATACTTTAAGATTTAATTATTCCGGTCAAGGCTTCACTTTCCAAATGGACACTGATCGATCCCTCTTGTGCATTATGTGAAAATTGTATCGAATTTTACTGGCATCTCTTCTTGTCTTGCGACTGGATCAAACACATCTGAGTGGCTGGCCCTCTGGGTTTACGCACTGAATCTCTAGTTTATGAATCCATAAGTGACTTTTGTCTTCAGTTTCTTCATTCTAAACAACCAGATAAAGCTTCAGTTTCTTGGTTCTTTGGGGTGTTTATAATTACGTGCTACTTTATTTGGAACGCTCGGAATAAAGTTTTATTTGGGGCTGAAAAACTGAATGCGATTGGGGTTTTGCACCAAGTTTCACGCTGGATTTCAGATTTAAATTTACAACCCTCTCCCTCTTTGCCCAATGTTGTACTTAAGGATTCTTGATCTAATTGTGATTTACGTCTTTGGATACCTATCCCTAAATATGAATATCCTATCTTATTATGTGCTAGAATCCATACCCCAGGGCTAAGATTGGCAGGCTGGGCGTATTTGTTTTTTATGGATGGAAGGTTTTCGTTTTTTGGAGCAGGAAATATTTTGACATCCAAGGTTTGGGATCCGAAATTGTACAGCATCAAGACGGGTCTAGACCATGCAACATTACTAGGTTTAAAAATTAAGGAGATATGGTGCTCTAACTCATAGTTAACTAATATTCTTCCATCCCCTACTAATTCTCATTGGCCGTGGTTATACATTAAAGAGTTTATGTATATTAGTAATCGTACTTCGGACATAGTGTTTAGTACTTTTAAGAATCAAGTATGTTTAGAAATAGTATGTAATCTTGCGATCTATGCGCAAGGCAAGTAGGTTGTACTTATTTCTTTATTATcatcgggaaaaaaaaatccaaatctgCACATTTTCTAGGGTTGTACCTTaactcttcttgttcttgtttgagcactttttattttgttgggtgACTTTGTATTGTTTCTAGCAGTTTACACTATCAATCCTTcccatgaaaattttattttcacccaAAGAATGAGAAACAATCCTTCTCCCAAAATGGGAGGAGTGGTTTACGAATGTTTCCATGAGGTAAAACGGGTCTAGACCATGCAACATTactaggttcaaaaattaaggAGATATGGTGCTCTAACTcaaagataactaatatttttCCATCCCCTACTAATTCTCCTTGGCCGTGGTTATACATTAAAGAAC
The nucleotide sequence above comes from Telopea speciosissima isolate NSW1024214 ecotype Mountain lineage chromosome 3, Tspe_v1, whole genome shotgun sequence. Encoded proteins:
- the LOC122654187 gene encoding ammonium transporter 3 member 1-like, encoding MANVVPIAYQNASLSVPDWLNKGDNAWQMIAATLVGLQSVPGLVILYGSIVKKKWAVNSAFMALYAFAAVLICWVTWAYRMSFGDRLLPFWGKAGAALGQNFLIRQARLPATTQYHSDGSIETAVAAPFYPMASMVYFQFVFAAITLVLIAGSLLGRMNFRAWMVFVPLWLTFSYTVGAFSLWGGGFLFHWGVIDYSGGYVIHLSSGISGFTAAYWVGPRLTKDRERFPPNNVLLMLAGAGLLWMGWAGFNGGDPYSANTDSSMAVLNTNICAATSLLVWTVLDVLVFKKPSVIGAVQGMITGLVCITPGAGLVQGWAAIVMGVLSGSVPWFTMMVIHKRWTLLQKVDDTLGVFHTHAVAGALGGILTGIFAEPVLCSMFLPVTNSKGLVYGGTTGGTQVGKQIVGALFIIGWNLVVTSIICLVIKIFMPLRMSEDQLLIGDDAVHGEEAYALWGDGEKYDSTRHGWYLNDDTLHPTQLQMATGVTQVV